The window ACTGGTATTTATCCAAAGCCGCTTTCAGAGCGTCCGTCTTCATCAATTCAGTGTGACGCTCGCTGTCTTCCCACGGGGGAATATTAGCTTTCAGGCCTTCTTCGTTGATGTGGACCAACACATCCAGCCCCAACTTCCCACGAACATAATTTTCGCGGTGCTCGATCATGTCCTTGAACTTGTACGTCGTGTCGACGTGCAGCAGCGGGAAGGGCAATTTAGCGGGGTAAAACGCCTTCAGAGCCAAGTGAAGCAGCACCGCGGAATCTTTGCCGATCGAATACAGCATCACCGGTTTTTGGAATTCCGAGACCACTTCTCGGAAAATATGGATGCTCTCGGCCTCGAGCTGTTTCAGGTGAGTGAGGCTGTAATCGGACATAGATATTCGAAATTAGGTGAAAACGATTCGGGTTCGCCGCGTCATCGAGCGCAGCAGTATAAACGGGGTGCGGAATCGATCCAGTCGGAACTCGATCCAGCGAACTCAGCCCTTGTTTTTCTTCGTCAGCTCCAAGATCACACCACGACTGGCGTCGGCGGCCTCGGGCGAGTCTCCCTCTTCGGCTTCCGCCAATTCGGGGGCGACACTCCCCAACGGGTAGGTCGCAACAACGCGGAGTTCAAGACCTTTGAGCACTCCGTGATGACGGGCTTCACCCCGTTCATCGACCCACTTGGGACCTTTGATCAGCAACAATCGATCAAACTGGCTCCAGTGAGGCTCGACCCAGCGGCAGAACTTTAGAAGGCTGCCAACGGCTCGGCTGACGATCGTGGTGAAGCGAAAATCTTCCAGCAAATCTTCCCCGCGAGCCGCATAGACCGGGACGGGAAGATTCAGTTCGGTCACCAATTCGTCCAACACCTTGGCTCGTTTGCCAACCGATTCCGCCAAAGCGACGTCGATATCGGGCCGCAACATGGCCAGTGGAATACCGGGCACGCCATTTCCGCTGCCCATATCCAGGACTTCTTCGCCAGGCTGGATCAACTGAGCCAATTGCAAGCAATCGCGTAGATCACGCGTGACGAACAAATCCCACGTCGTGTGCCGGGTGAGGTTGATCTGCTCGTTGTACCGCCACAGCGACTGCGCGTATTGCTGCAGCGACATGCCCAAAGGCTCATCGAGCTCGAGTCCGAATTGTTCCAAGGCCGTTTTGAATTCTGCGTCAATCATGCCCGCAGGTCATACCAGGGGCGATCGAAGCTGGGTAGCGGAACAGTGGCCCAGAAACCCCGAAAGGCGACAAAAACGGCCACGCAACGAACTTCGAGGGCCGAAAACGGGCCGGCGGCGTTGGCGAATGCAAGCCGCGGCGATCCGGCGGCTGATTCTATCCTCTTGCGAGAACGCTCCGATACAGTCAGGCCGATTCACTCGGGAAGACTGAAATTGATCGGTGGAGCCGATTCCTTCGATTCCGTGGCTGGAGCGGCTCCTTCGGCCTTCGGTGCATCCGCCTTCGGCGATTCCGCCGGTGCAGCGGCACTCGAGTCTTGGTAGCTCACCGCGGAGTTGCTGCCAGGAACAACAGGTTGCTGTCCGCTTGGCTGGGTCGCACCGGGCATTGCGTAGCTCGGTGGAGCGGCATAGCTGGGCGGTGTCTGGTTGGCGAGGTGAGCGGGTGCCGAAGCAACCGTGGCCACAGGGCCCGCCGCCGCACCAATGTTTTTGCCAGGAGTCGCCGCGGATGCGATGTTGGCCGCCGGCGAAGTCCCCAGACCTGGGTTCAACTGAGCCAGCATTTCGCGAGAACGGTCAATGGCACGTTTGGTCGCCGGGTCGCCTGCCGCAGCTGCTTCATGCGTGACAGCTTGCTGCAGGTGAATTTGGGCGTCTGCGTTCTGGCCTTTCTTGTAGTGCAAGAACGCCATGTTGAAGTGAGCCACAGCGGGTTTGTTGTTGGCCGCCAAAACCTTGAAGGCCTGTTCGCTTTGTCCCGATTCGAAGTGCACGCTCGCCAAGTTGTTGGCGTAACGCGAAGTTCCGGGAGCCAGTTCCAACGCACGTGCCAAGGTTTGCACGGCCATCGGGTGCTGCCCCAATTTGCCCAACGTCAGCCC of the Rhodopirellula baltica SH 1 genome contains:
- the rsmG gene encoding 16S rRNA (guanine(527)-N(7))-methyltransferase RsmG gives rise to the protein MIDAEFKTALEQFGLELDEPLGMSLQQYAQSLWRYNEQINLTRHTTWDLFVTRDLRDCLQLAQLIQPGEEVLDMGSGNGVPGIPLAMLRPDIDVALAESVGKRAKVLDELVTELNLPVPVYAARGEDLLEDFRFTTIVSRAVGSLLKFCRWVEPHWSQFDRLLLIKGPKWVDERGEARHHGVLKGLELRVVATYPLGSVAPELAEAEEGDSPEAADASRGVILELTKKNKG
- a CDS encoding tetratricopeptide repeat protein; protein product: MDATRQPNATRKTRPAKRELVFSLVVGGCLTLTSTGCATRSMSLASMNPFASKSTATVSEPNKGPSFIASAGDSVGKAAGGVGTATKNAWGKTTGTVAGWFNRGSSDVNSDPLSLENEPGQLEPDVLVANGQLWESTGNLTKAMESYSKALEDAPNHASALTSVARLHFREGNHSKAAEFFQKAIAQNPNDAALYNDLGLTLGKLGQHPMAVQTLARALELAPGTSRYANNLASVHFESGQSEQAFKVLAANNKPAVAHFNMAFLHYKKGQNADAQIHLQQAVTHEAAAAGDPATKRAIDRSREMLAQLNPGLGTSPAANIASAATPGKNIGAAAGPVATVASAPAHLANQTPPSYAAPPSYAMPGATQPSGQQPVVPGSNSAVSYQDSSAAAPAESPKADAPKAEGAAPATESKESAPPINFSLPE